A window of the Helianthus annuus cultivar XRQ/B chromosome 4, HanXRQr2.0-SUNRISE, whole genome shotgun sequence genome harbors these coding sequences:
- the LOC110936314 gene encoding protein starmaker, producing MESDDDFDSFSFNNTEPSPSPKHRRLKRLKKSTDVTVQSTTVESVNKLTELPPVDFARLEALESSDIRAFDDDNHDDGLIEPPSERFDGIGNGNCAGNGSGSGDGDGNGDEKELSPRFDDGDGEGDDLKVKELRSCYDVAKEDLQTEEVADDDDVEKELGNCDGDAVVRTDRKETKRQLDFDDDDDVGTEIRADEKKEGEEDVDMEVRGDDAKEGDEKEGDEDVKNEKKGKKKRRKSSGDDDEPKVKASYTSKRREEKERRAHLDQLHVESQRILRETRGVSFKPVPPVQKPISSILERIRQRKLEVSKKFFQSNTNDSHKEDDEHVVIDHPKSVETETSDLPESVKEEKVSNVANVDPVSDDVGLDELDVCGEQKGDVNTCLQKELDVESTPALRAPVDDTQELFGDSQTSDAKESENDESSESDSSSQEEEMGPSLLTMKLKFDSAPDDICDEEENDKENVDPHGQEHSSPRGDPAKAFVDDEAEEEDDSDNDHMVFGDDEEAEEEDDIEELNKMIATGYKERPIDLEARNELHQKWLEEKDDAGTDAILRRFNVDSKLREASLLDEEDVEMNDNDSDDDNDDDDENENENDVDEAVERPRVRINAKKAKEMIAQMFTDKDDEYVSSDDEETEKMLVRERLLNKDKEKVRFVSLIEDEDSREVFGLIKKVNTVPEGRKKATASSFFDTMLTGGNSNSSSRSSFLSRMSKNSVPVSSKQGGSSGVRSFIFGRDDSNSRSSLSVSEDMPDTTTSSEMQTKRVTVKYKSSQSQGGSSTQTTNLVSESSSTSFFEILKRSSAQPNVHKHDHKVELSQSVFDAFKIPKKPIKIQGRV from the exons ATGGAAAGCGACGACGATTTCGACTCCTTTTCCTTCAATAACACCGAGCCTTCACCTTCACCAAAGCACCGAAGACTCAAACGCCTCAAGAAATCCACAGATGTTACTGTTCAATCAACAACGGTTGAATCGGTCAACAAACTCACTGAGTTGCCACCAGTCGATTTCGCCAGATTAGAAGCCCTAGAATCGTCAGATATCCGAGCATTTGATGACGATAATCATGATGATGGTTTAATTGAGCCGCCGTCTGAGCGTTTTGACGGTATAGGTAACGGTAACTGTGCCGGTAACGGTAGCGGATCCGGTGACGGTGACGGTAACGGTGATGAAAAGGAATTGAGCCCTAGGTTTGATGACGGTGACGGTGAGGGTGACGATTTGAAGGTGAAGGAGTTGAGATCTTGTTATGATGTTGCAAAGGAAGATCTGCAAACTGAAGAAGTTGCAGATGATGACGACGTGGAAAAGGAGTTAGGTAACTGTGATGGTGATGCGGTTGTGCGTACAGATCGGAAGGAAACAAAGAGGCAATTGGATtttgatgacgatgatgacgtaGGTACGGAAATTAGGGCAGATGAGAAGAAGGAAGGTGAGGAAGATGTGGATATGGAAGTTAGGGGAGATGATGCGAAGGAAGGTGATGAGAAGGAAGGTGATGAAGATGTGAAGAATGAGAAGAAAGGGAAGAAAAAGAGGCGTAAGAGTTCCGGTGATGATGATGAGCCGAAAGTGAAAGCTTCGTATACTAGCAAAAGAAGGGAAGAGAAG GAAAGAAGAGCTCATCTTGATCAACTTCATGTTGAATCTCAGAGAATTTTAAGAG AGACTAGAGGTGTTTCATTTAAGCCGGTGCCACCAGTTCAAAAGCCCATATCATCCATTTTAGAAAGAATAAGACAAAGGAAGCTCGAGGTGTCAAAAAA GTTTTTCCAGTCAAACACCAATGATTCTCACAAGGAAGACGATGAACATGTCGTGATAGATCACCCCAAGAGTGTAGAAACAGAAACTAGTGATTTACCAGAATCTGTGAAAGAGGAGAAAGTCTCAAATGTTGCGAACGTAGATCCTGTATCAGATGATGTCGGTTTGGATGAACTTGATGTATGTGGAGAACAGAAAGGTGATGTCAATACTTGTTTACAGAAG GAGTTGGATGTGGAGTCTACACCTGCTTTACGTGCTCCAGTTGACGATACTCAG GAACTCTTTGGCGACTCACAAACAAGTGATGCTAAAGAATCTGAAAACGATGAATCCAGTGAGAGTGATTCTAGTTCTCAGGAAGAAGAAATGGGACCTTCTTTGCTAACTATGAAGTTAAAGTTTGATTCTGCTCCTGACGATAT CTGTGACGAAGAAGAAAATGATAAAGAGAATGTTGACCCGCATGGTCAAGAACACTCGTCTCCAAGAGGGGATCCCGCAAAAGCGTTTGTTGATGACGAGGCTGAGGAAGAAGATGATAGTGACAATGATCATATGGTGTTTGGAGATGACGAAGAAGCCGAAGAAGAAGATGACATTGAGGAACTCAATAAGATGATAGCAACTGGTTATAAAGAAAGACCGATCGATTTAGAAGCTCGCAATGAACTACATCAAAAATGGCTTGAAGAAAAAGATGACGCGGGAACTGATGCTATTTTGAGACGATTTAACGTTGATTCTAAACTTAGAGAAGCATCTTTACTTGATGAGGAGGATGTAGAAATGAATGAcaatgatagtgatgatgataatgaCGACGATGatgagaatgagaatgagaatgATGTTGATGAAGCTGTAGAACGACCGCGTGTTCGGATTAATGCGAAAAAGGCAAAAGAAATGATTGCTCAAATGTTTACAGATAAAGATGATGAATACGTCTCATCTGATGATGAAGAAACAGAAAAGATGCTTGTTAGAGAGCGCCTGCTGAACAAAGAT AAAGAAAAAGTCAGATTTGTGTCATTGATCGAAGACGAGGATTCAAGAGAAGTTTTCGGTCTTATAAAGAAGGTAAACACAGTTCCTGAGGGCCGGAAGAAGGCGACTGCATCAT CATTCTTTGATACAATGCTTACTGGAGGGAATAGCAACAGCTCTTCTAGG TCATCTTTCTTGAGTCGAATGTCGAAAAATTCTGTCCCGGTTTCTTCTAAGCAAGGGGGATCAAGCGGGGTCCGGTCTTTTATATTCGGAAGAGATGACAGCAATAGCCGAAGTTCACTCTCAGTTTCAGAGGACATGCCAGATACAACT ACATCCAGcgaaatgcaaacaaaaagggtTACAGTTAAGTACAAAAGCTCACAGTCACAAGGCGGATCAAGTACCCAAACGACAAACCTTGTTTCTGAAAGCAGTAGCACTTCGTTCTTTGAGATATTGAAGCGGTCTTCAGCGCAACCCAACGTTCATAAACACGATCATAAAGTTGAACTTAGTCAATCTGTTTTTGATGCTTTTAAGATCCCTAAGAAGCCTATAAAGATCCAAGGAAGGGTATAA